The proteins below are encoded in one region of Abyssisolibacter fermentans:
- the hydG gene encoding [FeFe] hydrogenase H-cluster radical SAM maturase HydG, producing MSKLTPMEWSKQVIKQDEIDRYLINGKDFIDEKEIMSKIENNKNPDKGFIRNIMDKALSIQTLSPDETAALINVKDEELWEELYEVGNKIKKKVYDNRIVFFAPLYCSNLCVNSCKYCGFRKDNPQEKRRILSMEEIKKETEAIIDEGHKRLIVVYGEHPLSDVDYIADSIKAVYSVKKKSPNSNRVGNIRRVNVNAAPMNISDLKKLKEVGIGTFQVFQETYDRNLYANLHPSGPKADYRWRLYALHRAMEAGIDDFAIGALFGLNDWRFEAMGLLYHAIDLERQFGIGPHTISFPRLNLASGSPLSKNSNCKVSDADYKKLVTILRLSVPYTGLIITAREKAELRDDVVKVGCTQMDASSKIGIGAYSQKSNNQEEEKQQFMLGDTRSLDEVVQRLALNGTITSFCTAGYRCGRTGEKIMDMLKECHEGKFCKLNAVLTYKEYLDDYASPKTREIGEKVIKKEIEDIRNNPFYKEKGLIKLLDDYYNRIADGERDLFI from the coding sequence ATGAGTAAGTTAACACCTATGGAATGGTCAAAACAAGTTATTAAACAAGATGAGATTGATAGGTATCTTATTAATGGTAAGGATTTTATTGATGAAAAAGAAATAATGAGTAAAATAGAAAACAATAAAAATCCTGACAAAGGCTTTATAAGAAATATCATGGATAAAGCTTTGAGCATTCAAACACTTAGTCCTGATGAAACTGCTGCACTAATTAACGTAAAAGATGAAGAACTTTGGGAAGAATTATATGAAGTAGGGAATAAAATTAAAAAGAAGGTTTACGATAATAGAATTGTTTTTTTTGCTCCGTTATACTGTAGTAATTTATGTGTAAATAGTTGTAAATATTGTGGCTTCAGAAAAGATAATCCGCAAGAAAAAAGAAGAATATTAAGTATGGAAGAAATAAAGAAGGAAACTGAAGCAATTATTGATGAAGGTCATAAAAGATTAATTGTTGTATATGGGGAACATCCACTATCAGATGTGGATTATATTGCAGATTCTATTAAGGCTGTATATAGTGTTAAAAAGAAATCTCCGAATAGTAATAGAGTAGGAAATATAAGAAGAGTAAATGTTAATGCTGCTCCAATGAACATTTCAGACTTGAAGAAGCTAAAAGAAGTTGGTATTGGTACTTTTCAAGTTTTTCAAGAAACGTATGACAGAAATTTATATGCTAATTTACATCCATCAGGACCAAAAGCAGACTATAGATGGAGACTATATGCTCTACATAGAGCTATGGAAGCAGGGATTGATGATTTTGCTATTGGTGCTTTGTTTGGCTTAAATGATTGGAGATTTGAAGCAATGGGACTGTTATATCATGCAATAGACCTTGAAAGACAATTTGGTATAGGGCCACATACAATTTCGTTCCCAAGACTTAACCTTGCTTCAGGTTCACCATTAAGCAAGAATTCAAATTGCAAGGTATCTGATGCTGATTATAAAAAACTTGTAACTATATTAAGGCTTTCAGTTCCTTACACTGGATTAATAATTACTGCTAGAGAAAAAGCAGAGTTGAGAGATGATGTTGTAAAAGTAGGATGTACACAAATGGATGCATCTAGCAAAATAGGAATTGGTGCATATAGTCAAAAATCTAATAATCAAGAAGAAGAAAAACAGCAATTTATGCTTGGAGATACAAGAAGTTTGGATGAAGTTGTACAAAGGCTTGCGCTTAATGGTACAATAACTTCTTTCTGCACAGCTGGTTACCGTTGTGGAAGAACAGGTGAAAAGATCATGGATATGTTAAAAGAATGTCATGAAGGTAAATTCTGCAAACTGAATGCTGTCCTAACTTATAAAGAATACCTTGATGATTATGCATCACCAAAAACAAGAGAAATAGGTGAGAAAGTAATTAAAAAAGAAATAGAAGATATAAGAAATAATCCATTCTACAAAGAAAAAGGATTAATTAAGCTGTTAGATGATTACTATAACAGAATAGCGGATGGAGAAAGAGATTTATTTATATAA
- a CDS encoding DUF4184 family protein translates to MCYKLIIYAIIVTKRKDLYMPFTFSHPAIVIPIKEKWKKYFSLTGLVLGSMSPDFEYFIRLAPIGKIGHTFKGFLYFNLPLCTVIAFLFHYIIKEQFILNSPQFISNRYRYLAVERWKMRSFKDLGIFIYSSLIGMMSHVLWDSFTHKTGTFVRMIPLLKKHICVLNFNLPLYKVLQHGSTLLGFIIIFVYLLSKRSFIKTNVSNYSVTKKIMYWLLIILIGIITFLFRISFTIGGFCIHNIGVYIVSIISGLFIGIILVSIVYKYIYEKECQ, encoded by the coding sequence ATGTGTTACAAACTTATCATATATGCTATAATAGTTACAAAAAGAAAGGATTTGTATATGCCATTTACGTTTTCACATCCAGCTATAGTTATTCCTATAAAAGAAAAATGGAAGAAATATTTTAGTCTAACTGGTTTAGTATTAGGAAGTATGTCACCTGATTTTGAATACTTTATAAGATTAGCACCGATTGGAAAAATAGGACATACATTTAAAGGTTTTTTATATTTCAATCTGCCTTTATGCACAGTAATAGCTTTTTTATTTCATTATATTATAAAAGAACAATTTATATTAAATTCACCTCAATTTATTAGTAATAGATACAGATACTTGGCAGTAGAAAGATGGAAAATGAGATCATTTAAAGATTTAGGTATATTCATTTATTCTTCCTTAATTGGTATGATGTCTCATGTATTATGGGATTCTTTTACACATAAAACAGGTACATTTGTAAGAATGATACCATTATTAAAGAAGCATATTTGTGTATTAAATTTCAACTTACCTTTATACAAGGTATTACAGCATGGAAGTACTTTATTGGGTTTCATTATTATATTTGTATATCTTTTATCAAAAAGAAGTTTTATAAAAACAAATGTGAGTAATTATTCTGTTACAAAAAAAATAATGTATTGGCTATTGATTATTCTTATTGGAATTATAACTTTTTTATTTAGAATATCTTTTACTATAGGTGGATTTTGTATACACAATATTGGGGTATATATTGTATCTATAATAAGTGGATTATTTATAGGAATTATTTTAGTGTCTATAGTTTATAAATATATCTATGAAAAAGAATGTCAGTAG
- a CDS encoding acetate uptake transporter, producing MEERKIVIADPTSLGLFGLAIVTLVASSQKLGITSEVSLVIPWAIFLGAFAQLYASILDTKKDNTFGATAFGGYAFFWFGVSLTWLIQLGVLGEKLALKADIKQLGFAFIGYLIFSLFMTIGSMKVSKILCLIFIFIDLLFIGLVLSTFDISPHFGHSLAAYSELLISLLSFYGSAAAVLNKHFGRILLPVGKPFNI from the coding sequence ATGGAAGAACGTAAAATCGTTATTGCAGACCCTACATCTCTGGGTTTATTTGGACTTGCAATTGTTACATTAGTTGCATCATCTCAAAAGCTTGGTATTACCAGTGAGGTGTCTTTAGTTATTCCTTGGGCAATATTTTTGGGTGCATTTGCTCAATTATATGCTTCTATACTAGACACCAAAAAAGATAATACATTTGGAGCTACTGCTTTTGGCGGATACGCATTTTTTTGGTTCGGAGTTTCATTGACTTGGTTAATACAATTAGGTGTATTGGGTGAAAAATTAGCACTTAAAGCTGATATTAAGCAATTAGGTTTTGCATTTATTGGTTATCTGATTTTTAGCCTTTTTATGACTATAGGCTCAATGAAAGTAAGTAAAATATTATGTTTAATTTTTATTTTTATAGATTTACTTTTTATAGGACTAGTACTAAGTACTTTTGATATTTCACCACATTTCGGACATAGCCTCGCAGCATACTCAGAATTATTAATTTCATTACTTTCATTTTATGGTTCAGCTGCAGCTGTATTAAATAAACATTTTGGTAGAATTTTATTGCCAGTTGGTAAACCATTTAATATTTAA
- a CDS encoding Fur family transcriptional regulator has protein sequence MNINNDIKEIFKEIGIKYTKNRENIYSFLLRENRPIDAKYLFFKLNEEQGNIDLSTIYRSLEVFVTKGLITKFYSNLEQKNIYEIKQKGHKHYLICTKCKKIKPIDYCPLKEYEQYLSEDTNYVITSHNLVIYGICPRCQNN, from the coding sequence ATGAATATTAATAATGATATTAAAGAAATTTTCAAAGAAATAGGAATTAAATACACTAAAAATAGAGAAAATATCTATTCATTTTTATTAAGAGAAAATAGACCAATAGACGCAAAATATTTATTTTTTAAATTGAATGAAGAGCAAGGAAATATTGATTTGTCTACTATCTATCGTTCATTAGAAGTTTTTGTTACTAAAGGATTAATTACTAAATTCTATTCAAATTTAGAACAAAAAAACATTTATGAAATTAAACAAAAAGGACATAAACATTATCTAATTTGCACTAAATGCAAAAAAATCAAACCAATTGACTACTGTCCTCTTAAAGAATATGAACAGTATCTCAGTGAAGATACCAACTACGTTATTACTAGCCATAACTTGGTGATATATGGCATTTGCCCAAGATGCCAAAATAATTGA
- a CDS encoding TM1266 family iron-only hydrogenase system putative regulator, protein MKKKIAVIGAVLDNPAICQTVFNGTIAQFKNIVKGRMGVPFGDVNVSVISIIVSGTIDEINNLTGKLGNIQGVNVKTSFSKKEIDTDI, encoded by the coding sequence ATGAAAAAGAAAATTGCTGTTATTGGGGCAGTTCTTGACAATCCAGCTATTTGCCAGACAGTATTTAATGGTACTATCGCTCAATTTAAAAATATTGTAAAAGGAAGAATGGGCGTTCCATTTGGTGATGTTAATGTGTCTGTTATATCAATTATAGTTAGTGGTACTATTGATGAAATAAATAATTTAACTGGCAAATTGGGTAATATCCAAGGAGTAAATGTAAAAACATCATTTTCAAAAAAAGAAATTGATACTGATATATGA